From the genome of Vigna angularis cultivar LongXiaoDou No.4 chromosome 11, ASM1680809v1, whole genome shotgun sequence, one region includes:
- the LOC108333285 gene encoding protein FAR-RED ELONGATED HYPOCOTYL 3-like, translating to MNLLSLHGTQKHKSKFSHSRSLPTTIEFASASILMEFGIDGSINGETVGNVTLGQINSCSTPDENKVGCSSFNPAYKHDHDDNITQDSSGGDTIPSGIPAVSVVSADEPYVGQEFDSEAAAHAFYNAYATRVGFIIRVSKLSRSRRDGSAIGRALVCNREGYRMPDKREKIVRQRAETRVGCRAMILVRKVSSGKWVVTKFIQEHTHPLTPGKGRRDCIYEQYPNEHDKIRELSQQLAIEKKRSATYKRHLELIFEHIEEHNESLSKKIQHIVDSVKEMETKEQQSHR from the exons ATGAATCTGCTCTCTCTGCACGGaacacaaaaacataaaagtaaattttcacACTCACGGTCGCTTCCTACGACAATCGAATTTGCGTCAGCCTCAATTCTCA TGGAGTTTGGGATTGATGGCTCCATTAATGGTGAGACAGTAGGAAATGTTACTCTAGGGCAGATTAACAGTTGCAGCACACCTGATGAAAACAAAGTAGGTTGCAGCTCTTTCAATCCTGCTTATAAACATGATCATGATGATAATATAACTCAAGATTCTTCTGGAGGGGACACAATCCCATCAGGAATTCCTGCAGTATCAGTTGTTTCAGCTGATGAGCCCTATGTGGGACAGGAGTTTGATTCTGAAGCTGCAGCACATGCATTCTATAATGCATATGCTACCCGTGTTGGATTCATCATACGTGTGAGTAAGCTCTCACGATCAAGGCGTGACGGATCTGCTATTGGACGGGCTCTTGTTTGCAACAGAGAAGGTTACAGAATGCCTGACAAACGTGAAAAGATTGTAAGGCAAAGGGCAGAGACTAGGGTTGGTTGCAGGGCAATGATTTTGGTGAGGAAAGTAAGTTCCGGTAAATGGGTTGTTACTAAGTTTATACAGGAGCACACTCATCCTTTAACACCTGGAAAAGGTAGAAGGGATTGCATTTACGAGCAATACCCG AACGAACATGATAAAATTCGAGAACTGTCTCAGCAGTTGGCCATTGAGAAAAAACGGTCTGCAACCTATAAAAGGCATCTTGAATTGATATTTGAGCACATTGAAGAGCATAATGAAAGCCTTTCAAAGAAAATACAACACATAGTGGACAGTGTGAAGGAGATGGAAACCAAAGAACAACAGAGTCATAGATAG
- the LOC108332329 gene encoding serine/threonine-protein kinase-like protein ACR4: MNLWPVPFVTIFEVVVFSCLWLQVSSLGSMSSIAVSYGDKGSAFCGLKPDGSHTVNCYGMNSAIIYGTPTHFPFFGLTAGDGFVCGLLMSSSQPYCWGSSGHVEMGVPQPMVKGAQYLEISAGDFHVCGLRKPLTGRHRNTSLVDCWGYNMTNNYVFDGQVQAISAGSQFNCGLFSQNRSVFCWGDETSSQVINMVPKGLRFQKISAGGYHVCGILEGVNSRAVCWGRSLLDLGEELSISLTGSGQGQGKVELAPNDPMLSVVGGKFHACGIKSYDHGVVCWGYSFKAGTRVPSGIKAFEIGAGNYFTCGVLVEKSHMPVCWGVGFPTSLPLPVSPRMCRSTPCPPGYFETSQNGICKSPDSHVCMPCSASCPPEMYKRSGCNLKSDILCEYNCSICSSPECLSNCSSSYSNAASGKRSERFWSLQLPVIIAEIAFAVFFVCIVSITAVLYVRYKLRDCQCSSTARGSKGKKLRGSSSHQKEKSKVRPDLEEFKIRRAQMFPYEELERATGGFKEESIVGKGSFSCVFKGVLKDGTVVAVKRAIVYPNVQKNSKEFHTELDLLSRLNHAHLLNLLGYCEEGGERLLVYEYMAHGSLHQHLHGNKVMKEQMDWVRRVTIAVQAARGIEYLHGYACPPVIHRDIKSSNILIDEEHNARVADFGLSLLGPADSSSPLAELPAGTLGYLDPEYYRLHYLTTKSDVYSFGVLLLEILSGRKAIDMQYEEGNIVQWAVPLIKSGDIGSILDPVLKAPSDVDALRRIANVACKSVRMKGKDRPSMDKVTTVLERALAQLMGSPCIEQPILPTEVVLGSNRLHKKSSQRSSNRSASESTDVEDQRFEFRAPSWITFPSVTSSQRRSGSEADVEGKNVEGRNLGNVGGGGGGGGGGGDALKSLEEEIGLASPREKLFLQHNF, encoded by the coding sequence ATGAACCTATGGCCAGTTCCATTTGTTACTATATTTGAGGTTGTGGTTTTCTCATGCTTGTGGTTGCAAGTTTCAAGTCTTGGCTCCATGTCTTCCATTGCCGTCTCTTACGGCGACAAAGGGTCCGCGTTTTGTGGCTTGAAACCGGATGGATCTCACACTGTAAACTGTTACGGGATGAACTCAGCCATAATTTATGGAACACCAACACATTTTCCGTTCTTTGGTCTGACAGCCGGTGATGGGTTTGTGTGCGGGCTTTTGATGAGTTCTAGTCAACCATATTGCTGGGGTAGCAGTGGCCATGTTGAAATGGGTGTGCCACAACCTATGGTTAAGGGAGCTCAGTACCTAGAGATCAGTGCCGGGGATTTTCACGTTTGTGGATTGAGGAAACCATTGACTGGAAGACACAGGAACACTTCTTTGGTTGATTGTTGGGGCTACAACATGACAAATAACTATGTGTTTGATGGGCAGGTTCAAGCAATCTCAGCTGGCTCTCAGTTCAATTGTGGCTTGTTTTCTCAGAACAGAAGTGTGTTCTGCTGGGGGGACGAGACAAGTAGCCAAGTTATTAATATGGTCCCTAAGGGCTTGAGGTTTCAGAAGATCTCTGCTGGAGGGTACCATGTGTGTGGAATCTTGGAAGGGGTGAATTCTAGAGCAGTTTGTTGGGGGAGGAGCTTGCTGGATTTGGGTGAAGAACTTTCAATTTCATTGACAGGTTCAGGACAAGGACAAGGTAAAGTTGAATTGGCTCCCAATGATCCCATGCTTTCAGTGGTGGGAGGGAAGTTCCATGCATGTGGGATTAAGAGCTATGATCATGGAGTGGTTTGTTGGGGCTATAGTTTCAAAGCAGGCACCAGAGTTCCTAGTGGGATTAAGGCCTTTGAGATTGGTGCTGGGAATTACTTTACCTGTGGAGTGCTTGTTGAGAAATCTCATATGCCTGTGTGTTGGGGTGTTGGCTTCCCCACTTCTCTCCCTTTGCCTGTCTCACCAAGAATGTGTAGGTCTACTCCATGTCCTCCAGGTTACTTTGAAACCTCACAAAATGGTATATGCAAGTCACCAGATTCCCATGTTTGCATGCCATGCAGTGCTTCTTGTCCTCCTGAGATGTACAAGAGAAGTGGATGCAATTTGAAATCTGACATACTATGTGAATATAACTGTTCTATCTGTTCCTCGCCTGAATGCCTCTCCAATTGCTCCTCTTCCTATTCCAATGCTGCCTCTGGCAAGAGAAGTGAAAGATTTTGGTCACTTCAACTGCCCGTGATTATTGCAGAGATAGCTTTTGctgttttctttgtttgtatTGTGTCCATAACTGCGGTGTTGTATGTTCGCTACAAGCTAAGAGATTGTCAGTGTTCTTCTACAGCAAGAGGGTCAAAGGGGAAGAAACTAAGAGGGAGTTCGTCACACCAGAAGGAGAAATCCAAGGTCCGACCAGACTTGGAGGAGTTCAAGATTAGGAGAGCACAGATGTTCCCGTACGAGGAACTTGAAAGAGCAACCGGTGGATTCAAAGAGGAGTCCATAGTGGGGAAGGGAAGTTTCTCTTGTGTGTTCAAAGGGGTTCTCAAAGATGGCACTGTTGTTGCTGTTAAAAGGGCCATAGTGTATCCCAACGTGCAGAAGAACTCCAAGGAGTTTCACACCGAGCTTGACTTGCTTTCTAGGCTGAACCACGCACACTTGCTCAATCTACTAGGCTACTGTGAGGAGGGTGGAGAGAGACTCCTTGTCTATGAGTACATGGCTCATGGCTCATTGCATCAACACCTTCATGGCAACAAAGTGATGAAAGAGCAAATGGATTGGGTGAGAAGGGTGACGATTGCAGTGCAAGCAGCTCGTGGAATCGAATATCTGCACGGCTATGCTTGTCCACCGGTGATTCACAGAGACATAAAGTCCTCAAACATTCTCATCGATGAAGAACACAATGCGAGAGTGGCTGATTTTGGTTTGTCCCTGCTTGGTCCTGCAGATAGCAGCTCCCCACTGGCTGAACTACCAGCTGGGACTCTTGGCTATCTTGATCCTGAATACTACAGGCTCCATTACCTCACCACAAAGTCTGATGTATACAGCTTTGGCGTTCTACTGTTGGAGATACTGAGCGGGAGAAAAGCTATTGACATGCAGTATGAAGAAGGGAACATTGTTCAATGGGCAGTGCCTCTGATAAAGTCAGGAGATATAGGTTCAATTCTGGATCCAGTTTTGAAAGCTCCTTCTGATGTTGATGCATTGAGAAGAATAGCTAATGTGGCTTGTAAAAGTGTGAGGATGAAAGGGAAGGATAGGCCTTCAATGGACAAAGTGACAACAGTTTTGGAGAGAGCTCTTGCACAGTTGATGGGGAGTCCTTGCATAGAGCAGCCAATTTTGCCAACTGAGGTGGTTTTGGGAAGCAACAGACTGCACAAAAAATCATCTCAAAGGTCTTCAAACAGGTCAGCCTCAGAAAGCACTGATGTGGAAGATCAGAGGTTTGAGTTCAGAGCACCCTCATGGATCACTTTCCCCAGTGTCACTTCTTCTCAGAGAAGATCAGGCTCGGAGGCTGATGTTGAGGGAAAAAATGTAGAAGGAAGGAATTTGGGCAATGTcggaggaggtggtggtggtggtggtggtggtggtgatgcTCTCAAAAGTCTTGAGGAAGAGATTGGTCTTGCTTCTCCACGAGAGAAGCTCTTCTTGCAACACAACTTCTGA
- the LOC108333476 gene encoding uncharacterized protein LOC108333476 isoform X2, whose product MRVGVFGRILVAYEGVLHKEKPGDEIFEDGGLPDLVDPKNDLVEEQGNSKEINLDTHGKNLPSLAEEREVGKIVKGRENSECYRFDESLKKFGDRESKMEHQKKKKHRHSKVQSCTDKPVGMFLRSMKKSVTVRPRRSTRLFSKVLHQLLH is encoded by the exons ATGCGTGTGGGAGTCTTCGGCAGGATCTTGGTTGCTTACGAGGGTGTTCTTCACAAGGAAAAG CCAGGTGATGAAATTTTTGAAGATGGTGGACTCCCGGATTTAGTTGATCCTAAGAACGATTTAGTTGAGGAACAGGGCAATTCAAAGGAGATTAATTTGGATACTCATGGGAAGAATCTCCCATCATTAGCTGAAGAACGG GAGGTGGGCAAAATTGTTAAGGGAAGGGAGAATTCAGA ATGCTACCGATTTGATGAATCGCTTAAAAAGTTTGGTGATCGGGAATCTAAAATGGAAcatcagaagaagaagaaacacaGACACTCAAAGGTTCAAAGTTGCACTGATAAACCTGTTGGAATGTTCTTAAGAAGCATGAAGAAATCTGTGACAGTTCGGCCTAGAAGATCCACACGGCTATTCTCCAAGGTGCTTCACCAATTACTgcattaa
- the LOC108333476 gene encoding uncharacterized protein LOC108333476 isoform X1, producing the protein MSDRDSKKTRLSGGKSDIHLGNTRHKTEQGFHQNNRGDVETGVSSQEKDFSSSLIEITDVPPLSFEYHGWSEEGINLCVDLNSSPSYWANRYRNEVCLSENACGSLRQDLGCLRGCSSQGKGDEIFEDGGLPDLVDPKNDLVEEQGNSKEINLDTHGKNLPSLAEEREVGKIVKGRENSECYRFDESLKKFGDRESKMEHQKKKKHRHSKVQSCTDKPVGMFLRSMKKSVTVRPRRSTRLFSKVLHQLLH; encoded by the exons ATGTCTGATAGAGATTCAAAGAAGACAAGGTTGTCTGGAGGAAAGTCTGATATTCATTTAGGCAATACAAGGCACAAGACAGAGCAAGGTTTTCATCAGAATAACCGTGGAGATGTAGAAACTGGTGTTTCTTCACAGGAGAAAGATTTCAGTTCTTCACTGATAGAAATTACTGATGTTCCCCCTCTTTCTTTTGAGTACCATGGGTGGTCAGAGGAGGGGATTAACCTTTGTGTCGATTTGAATTCATCCCCATCGTATTGGGCTAACAGGTATAGAAATGAGGTATGTTTGAGTGAGAATGCGTGTGGGAGTCTTCGGCAGGATCTTGGTTGCTTACGAGGGTGTTCTTCACAAGGAAAAG GTGATGAAATTTTTGAAGATGGTGGACTCCCGGATTTAGTTGATCCTAAGAACGATTTAGTTGAGGAACAGGGCAATTCAAAGGAGATTAATTTGGATACTCATGGGAAGAATCTCCCATCATTAGCTGAAGAACGG GAGGTGGGCAAAATTGTTAAGGGAAGGGAGAATTCAGA ATGCTACCGATTTGATGAATCGCTTAAAAAGTTTGGTGATCGGGAATCTAAAATGGAAcatcagaagaagaagaaacacaGACACTCAAAGGTTCAAAGTTGCACTGATAAACCTGTTGGAATGTTCTTAAGAAGCATGAAGAAATCTGTGACAGTTCGGCCTAGAAGATCCACACGGCTATTCTCCAAGGTGCTTCACCAATTACTgcattaa